A portion of the Cellulophaga algicola DSM 14237 genome contains these proteins:
- a CDS encoding ExbD/TolR family protein yields the protein MPRRGAPPEVNAGSMADIAFLLLIFFLVTTTIETDAGLDRMLPPFEPPTEAPPIIKEKNIFTVNINKNGQLLVEDELADIKSLREKAMTFLDNGGALKGSEEYCNYCKGKRDESSSDNPTKAIISLKNDRETQYGVYITVQNEIVAAYNELRNRESERLYKRKFTDMEAEYLNPETSPEAKEVLKERVRKIQELFPQKFSEAETSSGN from the coding sequence ATGCCAAGAAGAGGAGCACCACCAGAGGTTAACGCCGGTTCTATGGCAGACATAGCTTTCTTACTGTTAATCTTTTTCCTAGTAACTACTACTATTGAAACAGATGCAGGTTTAGATCGTATGTTGCCGCCATTTGAGCCGCCTACGGAAGCACCACCAATTATAAAGGAGAAGAATATTTTTACTGTAAATATCAATAAAAATGGACAACTTTTAGTTGAGGATGAACTGGCAGATATAAAAAGTTTGAGAGAAAAAGCGATGACTTTTCTTGATAACGGAGGAGCTTTAAAAGGTTCTGAAGAGTATTGTAACTATTGTAAAGGTAAAAGAGACGAGTCGTCTTCTGATAACCCTACAAAAGCTATTATTTCTTTAAAGAATGATAGAGAAACACAATACGGAGTTTATATTACGGTTCAGAATGAAATCGTAGCTGCGTATAATGAATTGCGTAATAGAGAGTCTGAAAGACTTTATAAGCGTAAATTCACCGATATGGAAGCTGAATATTTGAATCCAGAAACTTCTCCAGAAGCTAAAGAAGTTTTAAAGGAGAGAGTGAGAAAAATACAGGAATTATTTCCTCAAAAGTTCTCTGAAGCTGAAACATCAAGTGGTAATTAA
- a CDS encoding ExbD/TolR family protein, whose amino-acid sequence MSKFSKKKDGDIPAVSTASLPDIVFMLLFFFMTVTVMKDTSVNVQNELPKASEIKKLEKKDRVITIYVGAPTQEYQKLFGTEAKIQLNDKFSNPSEVGPYILQERAKKSEDLQNVLTTSLKVDRKANMGIISDIKEELRKVNALKVNYTTYEGIAFDNLR is encoded by the coding sequence ATGTCAAAATTTAGCAAGAAAAAAGATGGTGATATACCTGCGGTTTCAACTGCATCTTTACCGGATATTGTTTTTATGCTTCTATTTTTCTTTATGACCGTTACGGTAATGAAAGACACTTCTGTGAATGTTCAGAATGAACTTCCTAAAGCAAGTGAAATTAAGAAGTTAGAGAAGAAAGACCGTGTAATCACTATTTATGTTGGAGCACCAACTCAGGAATACCAAAAACTTTTTGGTACTGAAGCGAAAATTCAACTTAATGATAAGTTTTCTAATCCTTCTGAAGTAGGTCCTTACATACTTCAAGAAAGAGCAAAGAAATCTGAAGATTTGCAAAATGTATTAACTACATCATTAAAAGTTGATAGAAAAGCAAACATGGGTATTATTTCTGATATTAAAGAAGAATTACGTAAAGTAAATGCTTTGAAGGTTAACTACACTACCTATGAGGGTATTGCATTTGATAACCTTAGATAG
- a CDS encoding porin family protein — protein sequence MEKHFLIALFFLPLLLSSQVDTESSSADANYLEDQFYLGVNYNFMLKKPDDVFKRNFSYGLQIGFIKDLPLNDSRTIALGLGLGYAVNSYYSNLIVTNENDVISYYAESDASLYDRSKFELHSIELPFELRWRNSSPTKYKFLRIYSGVKFAYNFSARSKLVTSTERLGFSNPDLERLQYGLTLNLGYNTFNLHLYYSLSDFLKKDTQLDTGEAIAINSLRVGLIFYIL from the coding sequence ATGGAAAAACATTTTTTAATAGCCTTGTTTTTTTTGCCTCTTCTTCTTTCTTCGCAAGTAGATACCGAAAGTTCCTCTGCAGACGCTAATTATCTTGAGGATCAATTTTATTTAGGGGTCAATTATAATTTTATGCTAAAAAAGCCTGACGACGTTTTTAAGCGTAATTTCTCCTATGGATTACAGATTGGATTTATAAAGGATTTGCCGTTAAATGACAGCCGCACAATCGCTTTAGGGCTTGGTTTAGGTTATGCTGTAAACTCTTACTATTCAAATCTAATTGTTACTAACGAAAATGATGTGATTTCTTATTATGCAGAAAGTGATGCTTCCTTATATGATCGTAGTAAATTTGAGTTGCATAGTATAGAATTGCCTTTTGAATTGCGTTGGCGTAATTCTAGCCCTACTAAATACAAATTTTTACGTATATATTCGGGCGTAAAATTCGCATATAATTTTAGTGCAAGGTCTAAATTGGTAACAAGTACAGAGCGTTTAGGGTTTTCTAATCCAGATTTAGAACGCTTACAATATGGGCTTACTCTAAATCTAGGCTATAATACGTTTAACCTTCATTTGTATTATTCGTTATCAGACTTTCTGAAAAAAGATACCCAACTAGATACTGGAGAAGCTATAGCTATAAATTCTCTGAGAGTTGGACTCATTTTTTACATTTTATAA